CTATGACTGTTTATTCCACAGGTTTCAGATACTGTGAGTAGGAGTATCCTTCCGCGCCGCCATTGGTACGGATGAGCCACCACTGGTCATTTGTTTTATTGATCAATGTTACGGTCTCACCATGTGCTGCTTTACCTACAACGGGTTGGTCGGTACCAGGTCCTTTACGGATGTTGAGATTGGTAGAGTCGGTAATGACTTCCAGCTTGGCGCCTTCTACTGCGGTGGCTACATTGATGTTCATCACCACATCGCCGGTAAGGAAATTCGGATCAATTTTTCCGTAGATATCCCAGAGCTTATCCTTTACTGCGCCGGTAGGTGCCACACCATCTATATGGAGTACACCGTCCAGCTCACTAACTTTCAGGTTCGTTGTACCGGATGACTGAGCTGCATCTATCAGCTCTTTGTATTTATCCTGTAATGCCATGATTATGGTTTTAAGCGTAAGGAATTATTTTACTTTCAGCCCTGAAGCGTCTACTTTTTTAGGCTTTAATGCGTCCAAAGCCATTTTGAGTTTTTTCCATTTGGCAGCAGTTTCCTGGCCAGTGATGGTGATGATACCGTCCTGGACATTGGCAACAATACCCGGATAGTCTTTAACAACAGCATCCACAGCAGTTTTAAGCGCATCGTCTGCGGTTACTTCCGGGGCTGGGGGTGGCGGTGGTGGTGCAACTGTAATATCATTGGTTACACTGGCTACTCCTTTTACAGCTTTAGCAGCATCTTCAGCGGATGATTTTGCTGCGTCATCCGTTACGGTACCGGAAAGGGTAACTACACCATCTTTTACATCCGCAGTAACGCCAGGAATCGTACTCAGCGATGCATTTACGGTAGCGAGGATGTCTGCATCTTTAGGTTTTCCTTTACAGGCCATCATTACAGAGAGGCCCATCACGAGGATAATGGCGGTGAGTTGTTTAAGTCTCATAGTTTGTGGAGTTGTTTAGAGTGATGAAATCATTGCTATTATTTTATAAGTTAAGGAACTTTTTGTAATTCATCAAATCGTTGTCAGCCCGGTAACGATGATTTAACAGGAAGGCAGCATGTCGTGATACCACCCCTTGATTGCCGTATTCACCCCCCGGGGCACTTATTAAATGGTCGTAGATTTGTAGTACACCAATCGGCTATTAGCCTATTCTTCACTACTAAATCATCAGCATTATGTTTAAACAAACTAAAGCATTCAGCACATTTTCTGTAAATGATGTGCAGAAAGCAAAAGCGTTTTATCAGCAAACATTGGGACTCGAAGTTGTGGAAGAAAATGGAATGTTGCAGTTGCATATTAATGGCGGCAACAGTATCATGATTTATCCTAAACCCAATCATACACCCGCTACTTTTACCGTCCTTAACTTTCCGGTGCCGGATGTTGAGAAAGCTGTAGACCAGCTTCATCAGCAGGGCGTAAAATTTCTACAGTACGAAGGTGATCTGAAGACGGATGAAAAAGGGATCTTCCGCGGCGGAGGCCCGGTCATAGCATGGTTTACAGACCCCGCAGGAAATATTCTGTCTGTTGTAGAAACCGGTCAGCATTAAGTGATGTTGGAATTTATTTATTTGAAATTTTGAAATGTTGTTTTTAATCCTAACTATAAACAAAATTTCAAAATTTCAAAATAAATAAATTCCAAAATCATTTTGTACTTTGTACATGATATGTTTGTTCCAACCCATGAAAACGGAACAATCCACGTTAAGTATTTACTAAATCTAAAAAAAAACTGAAGCACGCTGCTATGTAGAAACGATATCTCGTCGTATGTATTTCCACGTCCTTATTGATAGTTGAACCTGTAGCAGAATCGTTACCATATGCGATTTTTGAAAACCTAAAACATATAGCATAATGAGAAAAACCAAATCCTGCAATGGGCTACCCATTGTGTGGCTGGTGCTGCTTTGCTGTTTCCTCCCATGGAAGCTGGCAGCACAGGATCAGCCATTTATTAATGGTACCGTTACCGATTCCCTCAGCGGAGATCCATTACCCGGCGTAACGGTCATGATTAAAAGCACGACCAAAGGAACGGTCACCAACAACCAGGGCCAGTTCAAATTACCAGCAGACCATGCTGCCGTACTTGTTTTTTCTTCCGTCGGTTATGTCAGAAAGGAAATGCCTGCCGGCAGCGGTTCACTCAGTGTGATGCTCACTCCCAATAACGCTACGCTCAAAGATGTGGTGGTAGTGGGTTACGGAACCATGGAAAAAAGAGAACTGACCAGCTCTATCACTTCTCTCAAAAGTAAAGACATCATACCGGGTATGATGGCCAATCCGCTGATGGCCGTACAAGGCAAGGTAACGGGACTGAATACGGTGTCCAGCAACGGTACCGATCCTAACGCCAGTGTATCGGTTCAACTGCGCGGCGCCAACTCCGTAAAGGCTTCCATGGGGCCGCTCATCGTGATCGATGGGGTGCCCGGTGGCGATATCAATACGGTAGCGAGGGAAGACATCCAGTCTATTGATGTGCTGAAAGACGCTTCTGCTGCGGCGATATACGGCACCCGCGCTTCCGGTGGCGTTGTCCTCATCACCACCAAAAGCGCGAAAGCAGGTGCGGTGAGCCTTTCCTATTCCGGCGAACTCTCCACTGAAACCGTACGCCGCCGCGCGGAAGTACTCAGCCCGGAAGAATTTGTAGCCGCCGGACTGGGAGAAGATCTCGGGCATAAAACCGACTGGTTTAAAACCATCACAAGAAGTACACCCATCAGCCAACGGCATGTGGTAAACATCTCCGGCGGTAGTGAATCAGCCAAAGTATATGCGACCCTTTTCAGCCGTAACTCGGAAGGGATCGCTATCGGCGCCAACAAGAAAGAAATTGGCGGCCGTCTCAACGTACACTTCAAAACACTCGATGATAAACTGGAAATAATAGGCCATAGCAGCTACTCCAGTGTAGATGCGGATGTGACCAATATTTATGACCGCGACAACAACAACAATTCCGGCATCTTTAACATGGCGCTGAAACTGAATCCCACCCAAACACCGTACGACCCGGAAGATGTAACCGGCTACAATGTGTGGACAGGAGGCTACGATTACTGGAACCCGCTGGCAGACGTAAAACTGCGCAGTAATAAAACCCAGTATAAATATATGCTGGCAGATGTGACGTTGAAACTGAATCTCACCAAAGACCTCTTTACTTCTGTGATGGTGGCCACCAATAATTCTACCGAGCAACCTATTTCATGGCGCTCCGCACAGCATAAGACCTCACGGGAAACCGGCGTATATGGGTATGCTAAACAGGAGTATAAAAAATGGTGGGATAAAACCCTGGAGTGGTTGGTGTCTTACAACAAACAGTTTGGTCAGCACAGCATTAAAGCCGTTGCTGGTTATAGCTTCCAGGAGTTCAATGGACAGGGTTTCTGGGCAGAGAACCAGGACTTCCCGATAGACGGCCTGAAAGAAAATGATATGGGCTCCGGCAACTTCCTCTCGGATGGCCGCGCAGGACTTGGTTCGTGGAGGAACTCACGGGAACGCCTCATCGCTTTTTTCGGCAGGGCTAACTATTCCTATAAAGACCGTTACCTGCTTTCTGCCAGCGCCCGGCAGGAAGGGTCGTCGAAATTTGCACCGGCCAAACGCTGGGGTACTTTCCCCGCTATCTCTGCCGGCTGGCGTATTTCAGCGGAACCATTTATGCGCCCTGTTACTTTCGTCAATGAACTGAAACTGCGCGCGGGTTACGGTATTACCGGCAATGCCGGATTTGATCCAGGCACTGCCATGCGCATGTATGGACGCGATACCTGGTGGCTTGTAGATGGCCGCTGGGTGTCTACCTACGGACTGGCACACAACCAGAATGTAAACCTGGAATGGGAAAAAAAGAAGGAAATTAATATAGGCGTTGACTTTAGCCTGTTCGATAACCGGTTAAGCGGTAAAGTAGATGTTTATCAACGTACCAGCGATGATATGATCTATGATATATCTGTATCACAGCCACCGGCTATCCACGACAAAACCACCATGAATGTGGGCAGTCTGCGCAACAGGGGCATCGAAGCAGAACTTACCTGGAATGCCATACAACGCAATAACTGGAGTTATTCATCCACGCTGCGTGGCGCACATAATAAAAATACACTGGTAACCTTATGGGGTAGTCAAACCTGGTGGGATAGAAAATCTTTCCCGGCACCCGGCTCTCCCGGCTCCGCCGTACGACTAGCGCCAGGAGAAGATATCGGACAGTTCTACCTGTGGAAGTCTGCCGGTTTCTCTAAAGAAGGCAACTGGTTGCTATACGATAAGGACGGTAAGGTATTCGATGTATCACAGCAGTCGAAATCGTTACAGGATAAAAGATTTGTCGGCAATGCCATTCCCAAGGTTATCCTTAGCTGGGATCATGCTTTCTCTTACAAAAACTTTGACCTGAACCTGTATATGCGCGGTTGGTTTGGCTATGATGTGTTCAATATGATCAACATGTACTACAGCTTACCAAATGTGAAAGAGCAGAATGTGTTGAAGTCTGCCTTCGAAGAACACAAGAATATTAAAGGGGAAAAAGAGCTGACCGACTACTGGCTGGAAAAAGGAAATTTTGTGAAGATAGACGTCATCACGCTGGGGTACCGGTTTGATACAGAACGCCTGAAGTACATCAAAAACCTGCGCCTGTACCTGAGTGGCCGCGACCTGTTTACCATCACCAGGTATTCCGGTCTTGATCCTGAAGTGGACATCAATGGTCTTGAACCGGGTTTTGAAGGATTGAATGTCTATCCCAAAACACGCAGCTTCACCTTTGGCGTGCAAGCTAATTTCTAACAACAAAACTGTAAGCCATGAAAGCATTCATTAATTATATATTACTAGTGGTCTGTATCACTACCTTCCAGGCCTGTACGAACCTCGATGAGGTATGGTACGATAAAGTAGTGCCGGAAACTTTTTTTAAGAGTGAAGCCGATATCAAAGCGGCTTTGTATCGTCCGTTTACCCATGCCCGTTGGTATGTGGTCAATGACCGCTGGCGGGCGCAGGAGCTTACTGCCGACCAGTTTGCTGTTACTACCAAAGGACCGCATTGGTATGATGGCGGCGCCTTCGAACGTTATCACTATCATAAATGGACCATGGAAGATGGATGGATCTGGGAAACATGGAGAGGTACACTCATGGGAATAGCCTTGGCACTGGATACGAAGCAGGACCTGAATAAGCTGGACTATGGCCAGTTTAAGCTCACACAGGCCGACAAGGATGCGCATGTAAACCAGTTGAATACGCTCATCGGCTATTTTTATATGCGGGGACTTGATTTCTTTGGTGGACTACCGGTGTTTGATTCACTGAATGAAGAAAACCTTCCCCGTAATACGGATGTGGAAACCTTTGATCATGTGGAACAGCTGTTTAAAGGGGCTATAGATAAACTGCCCGTTAAAGCAGCCGGAGAGGCGGAAGAAGGCGCTATCAGGCAGGCGGCGGCCGTGGCCATGCTGGCGGAGCTGTATTTTAATGCGGAGGCTTATATCCGCAAACCGATGTATGCCGAATGTGCAAAGCTGTGTGAAGAGATCATTGCCGGAAAGTATGGCAGCTATCAACTGGATGCCAGCTGGAACGGCGCCTTTAATTTCACAAACGACAAATCACCTGAGATCATCTGGTCCATGCCCTCCCAGTTCAATAAACTGCAATACGACTGGTTCTACGGCGATTTTTATCACTATAATTCGAGGGTCTATTTCGGGGTAGATATGGGCGCCAGCAATGGCATTCATTTGCAGCCTTCCCGGAGGCCGGATAGCACGTTGTATAAAACGGCTTTTAAACTGGGATCTCCCTATGAAAAATTTAATGATAAAGATCTGCGCAAACATCCTTACGTATACACTGGTAGCGGCAATTATACAGGTATGTTCCTCACAGGCAAACAGATTTCGCCGGTTACAGGAGATAATTGTGTAGGCACACAGGAGTACAAAGACAAGCTACTCGTGCTGGATGACAGGGTAGGGCGGTTTTCGGAAGTAGGCCCCGGCAAAAAATATGCATCTGTTTCACAACTACCATCAAAAATATCTGAGGGAGAAGAAAATACAGGTGTGCGCCTGGTAAAGGTTCCTATCCCGCCGGATAGCGAAAAATCATTGCGCTGGGGTGCTGACCAGCCCGTAATCAGGCTCACAGAAATATACTATATGCTGGCTGAATGTAAATGGCGTAGCGGTGATCATAACGGTGCGGCTAACCTGATCAACCAGGTGCGCAAACGTAACTTTGAAAACGGCCTGGACCCCGATCCCGCTACGGCTGCTAACCTCGATGAATACAGGATGCTGGACGAATGGGGCATCGAATTCCTGGGAGAAGGCAGGCGGCGCACTGACCTTATCCGGTGGAATAAATTTGTAACCGAACCCTGGTGGGATCATCAACCCGGTAACAATAAATTTCTGAATCGTTTCCCGGTACCCTTGCAAGCTATCTCCGGTAATAATAATTTACAACAGAATGAAGGCTATTAATAAAAGTGTAGATCTTTGTAAGATCATTGCATTATTTTACAGCTAATTTAGGATACTATGGATTTTACCGGATTTACAACTTCGCTGAAAGAAAACGAGTGCCCATCGCATCTTTCTGTTTACCTCGAGGCGCTCTGGTACGCAGGAAAAGGCGATTGGCAAAAAGCGCATACGCTGATCGAGGACCTGCCCGACCGTAAAGCAGCCCGCATCCATGCTTACCTGCACCGGATGGAAGGAGATATCGGGAATGCAGATTACTGGTATAGCAGGGCCGGAGAAAAACGGCCGCCGGAATCATTGGAAAAAGAATGGGCATCGCTCGTTCAGCGTTATTTGTCCAGTTAAAATATGATAATACAGAAAACCCGCTATACTTTTG
The Chitinophaga sp. MM2321 DNA segment above includes these coding regions:
- a CDS encoding SusC/RagA family TonB-linked outer membrane protein translates to MRKTKSCNGLPIVWLVLLCCFLPWKLAAQDQPFINGTVTDSLSGDPLPGVTVMIKSTTKGTVTNNQGQFKLPADHAAVLVFSSVGYVRKEMPAGSGSLSVMLTPNNATLKDVVVVGYGTMEKRELTSSITSLKSKDIIPGMMANPLMAVQGKVTGLNTVSSNGTDPNASVSVQLRGANSVKASMGPLIVIDGVPGGDINTVAREDIQSIDVLKDASAAAIYGTRASGGVVLITTKSAKAGAVSLSYSGELSTETVRRRAEVLSPEEFVAAGLGEDLGHKTDWFKTITRSTPISQRHVVNISGGSESAKVYATLFSRNSEGIAIGANKKEIGGRLNVHFKTLDDKLEIIGHSSYSSVDADVTNIYDRDNNNNSGIFNMALKLNPTQTPYDPEDVTGYNVWTGGYDYWNPLADVKLRSNKTQYKYMLADVTLKLNLTKDLFTSVMVATNNSTEQPISWRSAQHKTSRETGVYGYAKQEYKKWWDKTLEWLVSYNKQFGQHSIKAVAGYSFQEFNGQGFWAENQDFPIDGLKENDMGSGNFLSDGRAGLGSWRNSRERLIAFFGRANYSYKDRYLLSASARQEGSSKFAPAKRWGTFPAISAGWRISAEPFMRPVTFVNELKLRAGYGITGNAGFDPGTAMRMYGRDTWWLVDGRWVSTYGLAHNQNVNLEWEKKKEINIGVDFSLFDNRLSGKVDVYQRTSDDMIYDISVSQPPAIHDKTTMNVGSLRNRGIEAELTWNAIQRNNWSYSSTLRGAHNKNTLVTLWGSQTWWDRKSFPAPGSPGSAVRLAPGEDIGQFYLWKSAGFSKEGNWLLYDKDGKVFDVSQQSKSLQDKRFVGNAIPKVILSWDHAFSYKNFDLNLYMRGWFGYDVFNMINMYYSLPNVKEQNVLKSAFEEHKNIKGEKELTDYWLEKGNFVKIDVITLGYRFDTERLKYIKNLRLYLSGRDLFTITRYSGLDPEVDINGLEPGFEGLNVYPKTRSFTFGVQANF
- a CDS encoding SH3 domain-containing protein, which encodes MALQDKYKELIDAAQSSGTTNLKVSELDGVLHIDGVAPTGAVKDKLWDIYGKIDPNFLTGDVVMNINVATAVEGAKLEVITDSTNLNIRKGPGTDQPVVGKAAHGETVTLINKTNDQWWLIRTNGGAEGYSYSQYLKPVE
- a CDS encoding RagB/SusD family nutrient uptake outer membrane protein; amino-acid sequence: MKAFINYILLVVCITTFQACTNLDEVWYDKVVPETFFKSEADIKAALYRPFTHARWYVVNDRWRAQELTADQFAVTTKGPHWYDGGAFERYHYHKWTMEDGWIWETWRGTLMGIALALDTKQDLNKLDYGQFKLTQADKDAHVNQLNTLIGYFYMRGLDFFGGLPVFDSLNEENLPRNTDVETFDHVEQLFKGAIDKLPVKAAGEAEEGAIRQAAAVAMLAELYFNAEAYIRKPMYAECAKLCEEIIAGKYGSYQLDASWNGAFNFTNDKSPEIIWSMPSQFNKLQYDWFYGDFYHYNSRVYFGVDMGASNGIHLQPSRRPDSTLYKTAFKLGSPYEKFNDKDLRKHPYVYTGSGNYTGMFLTGKQISPVTGDNCVGTQEYKDKLLVLDDRVGRFSEVGPGKKYASVSQLPSKISEGEENTGVRLVKVPIPPDSEKSLRWGADQPVIRLTEIYYMLAECKWRSGDHNGAANLINQVRKRNFENGLDPDPATAANLDEYRMLDEWGIEFLGEGRRRTDLIRWNKFVTEPWWDHQPGNNKFLNRFPVPLQAISGNNNLQQNEGY
- a CDS encoding BON domain-containing protein, with translation MRLKQLTAIILVMGLSVMMACKGKPKDADILATVNASLSTIPGVTADVKDGVVTLSGTVTDDAAKSSAEDAAKAVKGVASVTNDITVAPPPPPPAPEVTADDALKTAVDAVVKDYPGIVANVQDGIITITGQETAAKWKKLKMALDALKPKKVDASGLKVK
- a CDS encoding VOC family protein, with the translated sequence MFKQTKAFSTFSVNDVQKAKAFYQQTLGLEVVEENGMLQLHINGGNSIMIYPKPNHTPATFTVLNFPVPDVEKAVDQLHQQGVKFLQYEGDLKTDEKGIFRGGGPVIAWFTDPAGNILSVVETGQH